Proteins encoded in a region of the Ignavibacteriota bacterium genome:
- the def gene encoding peptide deformylase, with protein MAILPIYTYDARVLREETRDVERPDEEIQRLISDMFETMRAARGIGLAANQVGRGHSIFVIDLGNPYEDEEGEDEQNEEAEDGPLLPGTPFVFINPEIKGFAGDDIAFEEGCLSVPNLRDEVIRPESLLIHYRNENFEEMELEAGGLLARVIQHEYDHLQGIFFTDRLRGLRKRLVIPALRKIKRGDVEADYPLASLRVQDIIE; from the coding sequence ATGGCCATACTTCCGATTTATACCTACGATGCGCGTGTACTGCGCGAGGAAACCCGCGACGTCGAACGTCCGGACGAAGAGATACAACGCCTGATCAGCGACATGTTCGAGACGATGCGCGCGGCGCGCGGTATCGGACTCGCCGCGAACCAGGTGGGGAGGGGGCATTCGATTTTTGTGATCGATCTCGGCAATCCCTACGAGGACGAGGAGGGAGAGGATGAACAGAACGAGGAGGCGGAGGACGGACCTCTGCTCCCCGGCACGCCGTTTGTCTTCATCAATCCCGAGATAAAAGGATTTGCGGGTGACGACATCGCCTTCGAGGAAGGATGCTTGAGCGTGCCCAATCTGCGCGACGAAGTGATCCGGCCTGAAAGCCTCCTCATTCATTATCGAAACGAGAATTTCGAGGAGATGGAACTCGAAGCAGGCGGCCTGCTGGCGCGTGTCATTCAACACGAATACGATCACCTCCAGGGCATATTTTTTACCGACCGCTTGCGCGGACTCCGCAAGCGCCTCGTTATCCCCGCGCTGCGTAAAATCAAGCGCGGTGATGTCGAGGCCGACTATCCCCTGGCATCCCTGCGCGTGCAGGATATCATCGAATGA
- a CDS encoding SDR family oxidoreductase has protein sequence MNLGLSGKIALIAGASDGLGRAVAESLAAEGARLILCARRAEVLADLVAALRATHGTDAEYIVADLDTPEGVAHTTAAALSMWGRVDVLVTNNGGPAPGSFEEHDDESWERAWNRTLMSAVRLIRGVLPSMRAQRFGRIINITSISVRQPVARLLLSNAYRAAVTGMAKTLADEVAAEGITVNNIAPGYVDTARLAHLLEDRAARNGSTPEQERAALYAVTPMRRLGRPSEVGATAAFLASDQAAYITGSTLLVDGGLYRGV, from the coding sequence ATGAATTTGGGTCTCAGCGGAAAAATCGCGCTGATCGCGGGAGCCAGCGACGGACTCGGCCGCGCAGTTGCGGAATCGCTCGCGGCGGAAGGCGCGCGTCTCATCCTGTGCGCTCGCAGAGCCGAAGTACTTGCCGATCTCGTCGCCGCATTACGCGCCACCCATGGTACGGATGCGGAATATATCGTCGCAGATCTCGACACGCCCGAGGGGGTGGCCCATACTACGGCCGCGGCGCTGTCGATGTGGGGCCGCGTCGATGTGCTCGTGACCAACAACGGCGGACCCGCGCCCGGCTCCTTCGAGGAGCACGACGACGAGAGCTGGGAGCGCGCGTGGAACCGCACGCTCATGAGCGCCGTCCGCTTGATACGCGGCGTGCTGCCTTCCATGCGCGCGCAGCGGTTCGGACGCATCATCAACATCACATCGATCAGCGTACGGCAGCCCGTAGCGCGCCTGCTGTTGTCGAACGCGTACCGCGCCGCCGTAACGGGCATGGCCAAGACGCTCGCCGACGAGGTGGCCGCCGAGGGAATCACAGTGAACAACATTGCGCCGGGTTATGTGGATACTGCGCGTCTGGCTCATCTGCTCGAAGACCGTGCTGCACGTAACGGCAGCACGCCCGAGCAGGAGCGCGCCGCCCTGTACGCTGTGACACCCATGCGGAGGCTGGGACGCCCGTCCGAAGTCGGCGCAACAGCCGCCTTCCTCGCGTCGGATCAGGCCGCGTATATCACGGGCTCAACACTGCTGGTGGACGGCGGCTTGTACCGCGGCGTGTAG
- a CDS encoding metallophosphoesterase, with translation MKKQFLIFFGIVILIFAALQWYLYTKGAAAFADYPQARTWYTVIFTVCAWAYLAGRVLERVMYGRLTSVLVHIGSLWLGAMIYLLLLWLCVDVIGLVMDLASLQPPEFLRSTITPLSLFLVIHVLAAGLVVYGWWNARSPHITTLTLDVQKKSSLPSIVFAVASDIHLGTVISHRRPARIVECINGIEADCVLLPGDVIDEDLRPVVENNLGEMLRTIRARHGVYAVTGNHEFIGGADASVAYLEEHGITVLRDSCVLPGGLFTLAGREDRSVRQFAGRGRASLVELLRDVDHTLPLVLMDHQPFRLSEAVEAGVDLQLSGHTHHGQLWPFHWITQKIFEVSWGYRLLGRTHVYVSSGAGFWGPPMRIGNTPEVVKVTLRFVGSAES, from the coding sequence ATGAAAAAACAATTCCTGATATTCTTCGGCATAGTGATTCTGATCTTCGCCGCCCTGCAGTGGTATCTGTACACGAAGGGCGCGGCGGCGTTTGCAGACTATCCACAGGCGCGTACGTGGTACACAGTGATCTTTACCGTTTGCGCATGGGCGTACCTCGCGGGACGTGTGCTCGAACGTGTCATGTACGGACGACTGACGAGTGTCCTTGTTCATATCGGATCGCTGTGGCTCGGCGCGATGATCTATCTCCTTCTCCTGTGGCTGTGTGTCGATGTGATCGGCCTGGTGATGGATCTTGCCTCTCTTCAGCCGCCGGAATTTCTGCGTTCAACGATAACACCCCTGTCGCTGTTTCTCGTGATACATGTGCTGGCCGCAGGTCTCGTTGTGTATGGTTGGTGGAACGCGCGCAGTCCGCATATCACAACCCTGACGCTTGACGTGCAGAAGAAGTCGTCACTACCTTCGATCGTGTTCGCAGTGGCGAGTGATATCCATCTGGGAACGGTGATCAGTCACAGGCGTCCTGCGAGAATCGTGGAGTGTATCAACGGCATCGAGGCCGACTGCGTGCTTTTGCCGGGCGATGTGATCGACGAGGATCTGCGTCCGGTGGTCGAGAACAATCTCGGCGAAATGCTGCGCACGATCCGCGCGCGTCACGGTGTGTACGCGGTGACGGGTAATCACGAATTCATCGGAGGGGCCGACGCCTCCGTTGCGTATCTCGAGGAACACGGGATCACCGTGTTGCGCGACTCGTGCGTGCTGCCGGGCGGCCTGTTCACTCTCGCGGGTCGCGAAGACCGCAGTGTTCGCCAGTTCGCGGGGCGCGGCCGCGCGTCCCTCGTGGAGTTGCTCCGCGATGTCGATCACACACTGCCGCTTGTGCTGATGGATCACCAGCCCTTCCGACTGAGTGAGGCGGTGGAGGCGGGTGTGGATCTCCAACTATCCGGGCACACGCATCACGGGCAGCTCTGGCCTTTCCATTGGATCACACAAAAAATCTTCGAGGTATCGTGGGGCTACCGCCTCCTTGGTCGCACACACGTGTACGTGTCGAGCGGCGCGGGTTTCTGGGGACCACCCATGCGTATCGGAAACACTCCGGAAGTTGTGAAGGTCACGCTGCGTTTTGTTGGGTCCGCTGAATCTTGA
- a CDS encoding four helix bundle protein, whose protein sequence is MDESLIPLHGGYRKLKSFQLAQLVYDLTVRFCDRYINTRSRTHDQMVQAARSGTQNIAEGSQVSGTSKKMEMKLTSVARASLEELRRDYEDFLRQRRLAQWGRNDQRRASLIAARPQSADDVARWAKQLYERQRDVSLYSHGHNGQHGRAEEQACTPSEMMIDGADPRSSGSSSISSSKSTRPEPVTVAPMPEIAANAALTLLAVACSLLDRQIAAQAQAFTTEGGFTERLYQTRKNFREGRKG, encoded by the coding sequence ATGGATGAATCCCTCATTCCCTTACACGGCGGCTATCGGAAGCTGAAAAGTTTTCAGCTCGCGCAATTGGTGTACGATCTCACTGTCCGCTTCTGTGACAGATACATCAACACCCGCAGCAGAACACACGATCAAATGGTGCAGGCAGCAAGGTCCGGTACGCAAAACATTGCCGAAGGAAGTCAGGTGAGCGGCACATCGAAAAAGATGGAGATGAAGCTCACAAGCGTTGCACGCGCAAGTCTCGAGGAGCTGCGCCGAGATTATGAGGATTTCCTTCGTCAGAGGCGGCTCGCACAGTGGGGTCGGAACGATCAACGACGAGCTTCACTGATTGCCGCGCGTCCTCAAAGCGCTGACGATGTTGCTCGGTGGGCCAAACAACTCTATGAGAGGCAGCGTGATGTGTCGTTGTACTCGCATGGACACAATGGACAACATGGACGAGCCGAAGAGCAGGCATGCACTCCTTCGGAGATGATGATAGATGGTGCAGACCCCCGTTCATCGGGATCATCCTCCATCTCGTCCAGCAAGTCCACCAGGCCTGAGCCCGTTACAGTTGCGCCCATGCCGGAAATAGCCGCCAATGCCGCACTGACACTTCTTGCAGTGGCCTGTTCGCTGTTGGATCGTCAGATTGCGGCTCAGGCACAAGCGTTTACCACCGAAGGAGGATTCACCGAACGTTTATATCAAACACGCAAGAATTTCAGAGAGGGACGCAAGGGGTAA
- a CDS encoding WG repeat-containing protein, with the protein MQYLEVGDFSEGLAVIRKLDGNYGVIDTTGTLLYTTPYTFYLWSGRYTGGDCFHHGVVVCHTGSLDASAQVLYGIMDKDGKTVLAPSFHYIGGFSEGVAVAKPSKSGKYGFIDVAGNWIVQPRFSSAWDFSENLACVADDSARIGYIDRNGSLIIPTIYKEGGSFSEGLAPVRSFDGTWKYIDAAGRTVLNMDSLGTRGTCRQFSEGLAAVCRFGSTWPCFIDRNGRTVISDIAPYVGDFHDGIAAKHWAGVESVGYINRSGTALFGFDSGRDFVNGYASVGMMCVCDGSWINRGIIDRTGNIVVPMKYYSVGSYSGGFLAIHTGHRAGHINLQGVILGTHP; encoded by the coding sequence TTGCAGTACCTGGAAGTGGGAGATTTTTCCGAAGGGCTCGCCGTTATACGGAAGCTGGACGGCAACTACGGCGTGATCGACACGACTGGAACGCTGCTCTACACAACGCCGTACACGTTCTATCTCTGGTCAGGACGTTACACGGGCGGTGACTGCTTTCATCACGGGGTTGTTGTGTGTCACACCGGATCGCTCGATGCGAGTGCCCAGGTACTGTACGGCATCATGGACAAGGATGGCAAAACAGTGCTGGCGCCCTCTTTCCATTATATCGGAGGATTCAGTGAAGGTGTGGCTGTCGCGAAGCCGAGCAAGAGCGGCAAATATGGTTTCATCGACGTCGCGGGGAACTGGATCGTTCAGCCGCGATTTTCCTCGGCGTGGGACTTCTCGGAGAACCTCGCGTGCGTCGCCGATGACAGCGCCAGAATCGGCTACATCGATAGAAACGGATCGTTGATCATCCCGACGATCTACAAGGAGGGTGGATCGTTCTCAGAAGGTCTAGCTCCAGTGCGTTCCTTCGACGGCACCTGGAAGTACATCGATGCTGCAGGGAGGACAGTGCTTAACATGGACAGTCTCGGCACGCGGGGCACATGCAGGCAGTTCTCCGAAGGCCTGGCCGCGGTTTGCCGCTTCGGTTCGACGTGGCCGTGTTTTATCGACAGGAACGGACGCACTGTCATTTCGGATATCGCACCGTACGTTGGTGATTTCCACGACGGGATTGCAGCAAAACATTGGGCCGGTGTTGAAAGCGTGGGCTATATTAATCGAAGTGGAACAGCACTGTTCGGGTTCGACTCCGGGCGTGATTTCGTCAATGGGTACGCGTCGGTCGGAATGATGTGCGTTTGCGACGGTTCATGGATAAATCGCGGTATTATTGACCGGACAGGGAACATCGTGGTACCGATGAAGTACTACAGTGTTGGAAGCTATTCTGGTGGATTTCTCGCGATCCATACCGGTCATCGTGCCGGACATATCAATCTTCAGGGAGTCATTCTCGGTACACATCCCTGA
- a CDS encoding GIY-YIG nuclease family protein, which yields MYITYVLISDEGFHYTGSTEDLELRLQRHREHTTHFTKKGTNWRVIYTVASLA from the coding sequence ATGTACATAACTTACGTGTTGATCAGCGATGAAGGATTCCACTACACGGGATCTACCGAGGATCTCGAACTTCGGCTCCAACGCCATCGTGAACACACGACGCATTTCACGAAGAAGGGCACGAACTGGCGTGTGATCTATACCGTTGCATCTCTCGCATGA
- a CDS encoding S8 family serine peptidase, whose amino-acid sequence MYLALAAVLLLAACSDDTRPTSPLSAPAGGQGPTFAKSGSEFDLTDRYIVVFKQSIGNPDAMADELIRTHGGKIHLRYRYALKGFSATLPAQALEGIRRNPNVEYVEADAIMSVNGTQTSPPSWGLDRVDQNALPLNQTYNYPNDGSNVDVYIIDTGIRPDHQEFSGRVQSGYDFIDNDANTADCHGHGTHVAGTVGGTTVGIAKNVNLIGVRVLDCNGSGLNSQVIAGVDWVTANHSGPSVANMSLGGGYSSALNTAVANSISSGVVYAVAAGNSNAVACNYSPASVASAITVGATTSSDARSSFSNYGSCVDIFAPGSSIYSSTMTGTNTYASWNGTSMATPHVAGVAALYLSANPSATVTQVVSAIVNGATNGVLTGIGTGSPNKLLYNQITGTPPPPAAPAAPSNLTATAASATAINLQWTDNSTDEDRFYIERSTTSATTGFSALTDVAANTTSYSNTGLAQGTTFWYRVRAGNANGYSSWTTVASATTKREVHEQDLSISARRQNGGWYGDLTVTVHNASNQPQSGVTVSVSWSGGANGSRSATTNSAGQCVISTNKLKNTVGSITMSVTNLSGSGFIYLSSANTHNPPQLSVNRP is encoded by the coding sequence ATGTACTTGGCGCTGGCCGCAGTCTTGCTTCTTGCGGCCTGCAGCGACGACACACGCCCGACCAGTCCGCTAAGCGCCCCCGCGGGCGGCCAGGGCCCGACCTTTGCGAAATCGGGCAGTGAGTTCGATCTCACCGACCGATATATCGTGGTGTTCAAACAGTCGATCGGCAATCCCGACGCGATGGCCGACGAACTGATCCGGACCCACGGAGGAAAAATCCATCTGCGCTACCGCTACGCCCTGAAGGGTTTCTCCGCGACTCTTCCCGCGCAGGCGCTCGAGGGTATTCGCCGTAATCCGAACGTCGAGTACGTGGAAGCCGACGCCATCATGTCGGTGAACGGCACGCAGACGAGTCCGCCGAGCTGGGGTCTCGACCGTGTGGATCAGAACGCCTTGCCCTTGAATCAGACGTACAACTATCCGAACGACGGTTCGAATGTGGACGTGTACATCATCGACACGGGCATCCGTCCCGACCATCAGGAATTCAGCGGACGTGTGCAGTCGGGCTACGACTTCATCGACAACGATGCCAACACCGCCGACTGCCACGGCCACGGCACACACGTCGCCGGCACAGTGGGCGGCACCACCGTGGGCATTGCGAAGAATGTGAATCTGATCGGTGTGCGTGTACTCGACTGCAACGGCAGCGGACTCAACAGCCAGGTGATTGCCGGCGTCGATTGGGTGACGGCGAATCACAGCGGACCATCGGTAGCGAACATGTCGCTGGGCGGCGGGTATTCCAGCGCGCTCAACACTGCGGTTGCGAATTCGATTTCCTCGGGTGTGGTGTACGCGGTGGCCGCGGGCAACAGCAACGCCGTGGCCTGCAACTATTCGCCCGCGAGTGTTGCATCGGCGATCACGGTTGGCGCGACTACGAGCAGCGACGCGCGTTCCTCGTTCTCGAATTACGGCAGTTGTGTCGATATCTTCGCGCCCGGCTCCAGCATCTATTCGTCCACCATGACGGGCACCAACACCTACGCCTCGTGGAACGGCACCTCGATGGCTACGCCGCATGTGGCCGGTGTGGCGGCGTTGTATCTCAGCGCCAATCCCAGCGCCACGGTCACGCAGGTTGTGAGCGCCATCGTGAACGGCGCGACAAACGGCGTGCTCACGGGCATCGGCACCGGCTCGCCGAACAAACTTCTGTACAATCAGATCACCGGCACGCCGCCTCCCCCCGCGGCTCCTGCGGCACCGAGCAATCTCACCGCCACGGCCGCGTCGGCAACGGCGATCAATCTGCAGTGGACCGACAATTCCACCGATGAGGACCGCTTCTACATCGAGCGTTCCACGACCAGCGCGACCACAGGTTTCTCGGCTCTAACAGATGTAGCGGCGAACACCACGTCGTATTCGAACACCGGTCTCGCGCAGGGCACGACGTTCTGGTATCGCGTGCGCGCGGGAAATGCCAACGGCTACTCGTCGTGGACCACCGTCGCGTCGGCCACCACAAAGCGTGAAGTGCACGAGCAGGATCTGTCGATCTCGGCCCGGCGTCAGAACGGCGGTTGGTATGGCGATCTCACCGTGACCGTGCACAACGCGTCGAATCAGCCGCAGTCGGGTGTCACCGTCTCCGTCTCGTGGAGCGGTGGTGCAAACGGCAGCCGCAGCGCAACCACCAACAGCGCGGGCCAGTGTGTGATCAGCACCAACAAGCTGAAGAACACCGTGGGCAGCATCACCATGTCTGTCACGAATCTCAGCGGCAGCGGCTTCATCTACCTCAGCTCCGCCAACACGCACAATCCGCCGCAGCTTTCGGTGAACCGGCCCTGA
- a CDS encoding PAS domain S-box protein, whose product MTRPQITTRLQRTVAVAAALLIHVLLFVPSNVTFGVVSGLFLLIPAALAGWWFGIRGGLLAGFIGVGIHAALAIFGAHAVPPDVLHLIPVFALLPTAGLAAGMFRDAREQADKNKALLALEEAAFAEERASWRLTETALREIEREYFSMISHTHDGIAVLKGVAIDFSNQAFRDLVGHAGADDVRGLDLRDLLAPASRIELDAHMSNVPDGTARIPRFEAEISRADGSCAAIEITITPFVFREQSCYLAVLRNITERRSAELATARSLSLLQATLDSIKEGILALDEQGQIASSNNRFAEIWAIPPSLIAEGAAQDVRDAMEDRCTDAQAFRGSIDAADRDAGARTQDYVFLKDGRILERHSMPQILHGARTGRVWSFRDITNEFRAAEELRISSESMRKIVESIDDGILVLDARDAILDVSGRALALFGIGTRDVLLGQNLMDYVHTADRARIGVMLESAWASGTTETACTLLHIGELHGLHVEFSATVLGGSTAEEATLLLRLRDLRETRRREAQFRAAALRADAYDRILACGKSIGLVWRDDAVRTVELVTRNISQLGYTTEEFTGSDGGYIAMVHPDDASLLKFEQTDTKHPGGTHELEYRLCGKDGVYRWVRETSWMRPASEGTGDCIEGSIVEVGLPRALAGAPRQAFLRPHTDRTRFNREMPG is encoded by the coding sequence ATGACCAGACCACAGATCACCACACGACTCCAAAGGACGGTGGCCGTTGCCGCCGCATTGCTCATTCACGTCCTGCTCTTTGTCCCGAGCAACGTTACCTTCGGCGTGGTGTCGGGACTCTTCCTCCTTATACCCGCGGCCCTCGCGGGATGGTGGTTCGGCATCAGGGGAGGACTGCTTGCCGGTTTTATCGGCGTGGGTATTCACGCCGCGCTGGCCATCTTTGGCGCACACGCGGTGCCGCCCGACGTCCTGCACCTCATACCGGTTTTTGCCCTTCTGCCCACGGCGGGTCTTGCGGCGGGCATGTTCCGCGATGCGCGAGAACAGGCCGACAAAAATAAGGCCTTGCTCGCCCTCGAAGAGGCGGCCTTCGCCGAGGAGCGCGCCTCCTGGCGCCTCACCGAGACAGCGTTGCGCGAAATCGAGCGCGAATACTTCTCGATGATCAGCCATACGCACGACGGTATCGCGGTGCTGAAGGGTGTCGCGATCGACTTCAGCAATCAGGCCTTTCGCGATCTTGTGGGCCATGCGGGCGCGGACGATGTGCGCGGACTTGACCTTCGCGATCTGCTCGCGCCTGCAAGCCGCATCGAACTCGATGCGCATATGTCGAATGTTCCCGACGGCACTGCGCGTATTCCGCGCTTCGAAGCCGAAATCTCGCGCGCCGACGGAAGCTGCGCCGCGATTGAAATCACGATCACACCCTTTGTGTTCCGTGAACAGAGCTGCTATCTCGCCGTGCTGCGCAACATCACTGAACGGCGTTCGGCTGAACTCGCGACCGCGCGGTCGCTATCGCTGCTGCAGGCTACGCTCGATTCCATCAAAGAGGGGATTCTTGCCCTCGACGAACAGGGTCAAATCGCCTCGAGCAACAATCGTTTTGCGGAGATATGGGCGATTCCGCCATCGTTGATCGCAGAGGGCGCCGCACAGGATGTGCGTGATGCGATGGAGGATCGTTGCACCGACGCGCAGGCCTTCCGCGGCAGCATCGACGCGGCCGACCGCGACGCCGGGGCACGCACGCAGGACTACGTGTTCCTGAAAGATGGACGCATCCTCGAACGCCATTCCATGCCGCAGATATTACACGGCGCGCGCACAGGCCGCGTATGGAGCTTCCGCGACATCACAAACGAGTTCCGCGCCGCCGAGGAATTGCGCATCTCCTCCGAATCCATGCGGAAAATCGTCGAGTCCATCGACGACGGAATCCTTGTGCTCGACGCGCGTGATGCCATTCTCGACGTGAGTGGCCGCGCCCTCGCGCTGTTCGGCATCGGCACGCGTGATGTGCTGCTGGGACAGAATCTGATGGACTACGTGCACACGGCCGACCGCGCGCGTATCGGCGTCATGCTTGAAAGCGCCTGGGCCAGCGGCACCACCGAGACCGCCTGCACGTTGCTGCATATCGGTGAATTGCATGGGCTCCATGTGGAATTCTCGGCGACAGTACTCGGCGGGAGCACGGCCGAGGAGGCGACGCTTCTGCTCCGACTCCGCGATCTCCGCGAGACACGCCGCCGCGAGGCGCAATTCCGCGCCGCTGCCCTCCGTGCCGATGCCTACGATCGTATTCTGGCCTGCGGGAAAAGCATCGGACTCGTATGGCGTGACGATGCCGTCCGCACGGTGGAACTTGTCACACGCAACATCTCCCAGTTGGGCTATACCACCGAGGAATTCACGGGAAGCGACGGCGGGTATATCGCCATGGTGCATCCCGACGACGCATCGCTGCTGAAATTCGAACAGACTGACACAAAACATCCGGGCGGAACACACGAATTAGAATATCGCCTCTGCGGCAAGGACGGTGTGTACCGGTGGGTACGAGAGACGTCGTGGATGCGTCCCGCGTCAGAGGGCACAGGCGATTGTATCGAAGGGAGTATCGTGGAAGTGGGGCTTCCGCGCGCACTGGCCGGAGCGCCACGCCAGGCATTTTTGCGGCCGCATACGGATCGCACGCGCTTCAACAGGGAAATGCCCGGCTGA
- a CDS encoding PLP-dependent cysteine synthase family protein — protein sequence MNLVATPEQRLAELARFSTLRHIIGNTPLLAIGFLYKGEERTIYVKAEHVNLTGSIKDRMAYHILQQAADSGSLVPGMVIAEATSGNTGISFAALGRALGHPVVIFMPDWMSRERVDVIQSLGAKIMPVTREQGGFLGSIRLTEELAATDGNVFLPCQFSNEANVAAHELTTGPEIWSQLDFLGLVPDAFVAGVGTGGTIMGVGRYLKAMNPLAKIHPMQPAESPTLTTGHKIGKHRIQGISDEFIPSIVKLDELDDVISVHDGDAILMAQKLAAQLGLAVGISSGANFIAAVMAQNALGGAAVVATVFADDNKKYLSTDLLREELPGDGFLSPDISLLSFHSHKRVCHTCCDMFDCTQRTALPH from the coding sequence ATGAATCTCGTCGCCACGCCCGAGCAAAGACTCGCGGAACTTGCACGTTTCTCCACGCTCCGCCACATCATCGGCAACACGCCGCTTCTCGCCATCGGCTTCCTGTACAAGGGCGAGGAGAGAACGATTTACGTGAAGGCCGAACATGTGAACCTGACGGGGAGCATCAAGGACCGCATGGCCTACCACATCCTTCAGCAGGCGGCCGACAGCGGATCACTTGTCCCGGGCATGGTGATCGCCGAAGCGACGAGCGGCAACACCGGGATTTCGTTTGCAGCGCTTGGACGCGCACTCGGGCATCCCGTCGTGATATTCATGCCGGATTGGATGAGCCGCGAGCGTGTGGACGTGATTCAGAGCCTGGGCGCGAAGATCATGCCGGTGACACGCGAACAGGGCGGTTTTCTCGGCAGCATCCGCTTGACCGAGGAACTGGCCGCGACCGACGGCAACGTGTTCCTGCCCTGCCAGTTCTCGAACGAGGCAAATGTGGCGGCACATGAACTCACAACAGGACCGGAGATCTGGTCGCAGCTCGATTTCCTCGGACTTGTGCCTGATGCCTTTGTGGCGGGTGTGGGGACAGGCGGCACCATCATGGGTGTGGGCCGATATCTGAAAGCGATGAATCCGCTCGCAAAGATCCATCCGATGCAGCCGGCCGAATCGCCCACGCTGACCACGGGTCACAAGATCGGCAAACACCGCATACAGGGCATATCGGACGAGTTCATTCCATCCATCGTCAAACTCGACGAGCTTGACGACGTGATAAGCGTACACGACGGTGACGCGATTCTGATGGCACAGAAGCTCGCCGCGCAGCTCGGTCTAGCGGTGGGCATCAGCTCGGGTGCGAACTTCATCGCCGCGGTCATGGCGCAGAATGCCTTGGGCGGCGCCGCGGTGGTGGCCACCGTGTTCGCTGACGACAACAAGAAATATCTCAGCACCGATCTGCTGCGCGAGGAATTGCCGGGCGACGGTTTCCTTTCGCCCGACATCTCTCTGCTCTCGTTCCACTCCCACAAACGGGTCTGCCACACCTGCTGCGACATGTTCGATTGCACGCAGCGCACGGCGCTGCCGCATTAA
- a CDS encoding GIY-YIG nuclease family protein, whose translation MPFVYILRSAEGLIHIGCSADVAQSVRQHNQGRIRWTSAGSDWQVQHIERFQNMDEAQAREAWLNTRVGREQILASLFPRHIPGRYGPVQHGAAAFSGSGAPSPRPVYSPSSLPPVRRRAARLQ comes from the coding sequence ATGCCGTTTGTTTACATTCTACGAAGCGCCGAAGGACTCATACACATCGGCTGCAGCGCCGATGTGGCGCAGAGCGTCCGTCAACACAATCAGGGTCGCATCAGATGGACCAGCGCGGGGAGCGACTGGCAGGTGCAGCACATCGAACGCTTTCAAAACATGGACGAGGCGCAGGCGCGCGAGGCGTGGCTCAACACGCGTGTGGGACGCGAGCAAATTCTCGCCTCCCTGTTCCCGCGGCATATACCGGGCAGATACGGCCCGGTCCAACACGGCGCCGCCGCGTTCAGCGGCAGCGGAGCACCGTCACCTCGACCCGTCTATTCGCCCTCTTCACTTCCTCCTGTTCGCCGGAGAGCGGCCCGCCTGCAGTAA